Proteins from one Chloroflexota bacterium genomic window:
- a CDS encoding CPBP family intramembrane metalloprotease — MTHRQTKPWLLWLLWTLAGAGLLFFVVLDEGTTMHPLTWLALMLGMAPLIGAQLALGAPKAAAAVQTWLDDHPRAWLVAVGVLSGFYLLTGLLTLHFDPYATAIFIVGLLAAFGTLREIQHGRRGLTWADIAVWLLLWIPFDLRWNYDLWFGPKGFAYNWWAVLLTVVAVIGWYGLRGLPDFGYRLTPRWKDLGIALVATAVFAVIVIPLGLAIDFLSFPPSHTPTLLGIAAHFVGLFLTVALPEEIFFRGILLHGLDQMSNRRGWTLFLSSVAFGLMHWNNAAALGTKVAYVALATLAGAFYGWAYRKSENNLLAAVLSHTFVDLLWSVLFS, encoded by the coding sequence ATGACCCACCGCCAAACCAAACCCTGGCTGCTCTGGCTGCTGTGGACGCTGGCCGGCGCGGGCCTTTTGTTCTTCGTGGTGCTGGACGAAGGCACCACAATGCACCCCCTCACCTGGCTGGCCCTGATGCTCGGCATGGCGCCCCTCATCGGCGCCCAACTCGCGCTGGGGGCCCCAAAGGCAGCCGCCGCGGTGCAGACCTGGCTGGACGACCACCCACGAGCCTGGCTGGTAGCCGTGGGGGTGTTGAGTGGCTTCTACCTGCTCACCGGCCTGCTCACTCTGCACTTCGACCCCTACGCCACCGCCATCTTCATCGTCGGGCTGCTGGCCGCGTTTGGCACCCTGCGGGAAATCCAGCACGGGCGGCGCGGGCTGACGTGGGCCGACATCGCAGTCTGGCTGCTGCTGTGGATTCCCTTTGACCTGCGCTGGAATTACGACCTGTGGTTCGGCCCCAAGGGTTTTGCCTACAACTGGTGGGCTGTGCTGCTCACCGTGGTGGCGGTCATTGGATGGTATGGCCTGCGCGGCCTGCCCGACTTTGGCTACCGCCTCACCCCGCGCTGGAAAGATCTCGGCATCGCCCTGGTGGCCACCGCGGTGTTTGCGGTCATCGTCATTCCGCTGGGGCTGGCCATTGATTTCCTTTCCTTCCCGCCTTCGCACACCCCTACCCTGCTGGGCATCGCGGCGCACTTCGTCGGCCTGTTCCTCACCGTGGCGCTGCCTGAGGAAATCTTCTTTCGCGGCATCCTGCTTCACGGCCTCGACCAGATGAGCAACCGCCGCGGATGGACGCTCTTCCTGTCCTCGGTCGCCTTTGGCCTGATGCACTGGAACAACGCCGCCGCGCTGGGCACCAAAGTGGCCTATGTTGCCCTGGCGACCCTCGCGGGCGCCTTCTACGGCTGGGCCTACCGCAAAAGCGAGAACAACCTGCTTGCCGCGGTGCTTTCCCACACCTTCGTGGACTTGCTTTGGAGCGTGTTGTTCAGCTAA